Proteins encoded in a region of the Neodiprion virginianus isolate iyNeoVirg1 chromosome 2, iyNeoVirg1.1, whole genome shotgun sequence genome:
- the LOC124298626 gene encoding probable 28S rRNA (cytosine(4447)-C(5))-methyltransferase, translating into MGRKAKYDEVVVPAGPGRKSKKQSDPTFPKGLIVKDASSLSHRQKQRAKKRQLKSKAQKAKSNEPKKKKMKESVIQAAKKDDNETESEESEEVASGDEHEVPEVQMPLANAEDSDASDSDAESEDSDAKDDETEDEDEEEESNLLPIEKANKKLKKKQEKERKLAAEEMQESITHQDIFTFPTAEELANPVSLQDVQQRIRDVIIVLSDFKRLRDKDRARKEYIDLLRTDLCMYFSYNDFLMEKLMQIFPMNELLEYLEASEVQRPMTIRTNSLKTRRRDLAQALINRGVNLDPIGKWTKVGLVVYSSQVPMGATPEYLAGHYILQGASSFLPVIALDPKENERVLDMCSAPGGKSSHIAALMKNTGVLFSNDVNRDRIKAVIGNFHRLGIVNSVICSYDGRKIPSIIKGFDRVLLDAPCTGTGVVAKDPGVKINKDELDVQRCCTLQRELLLAAIDSVNARSDTGGIIVYSTCSILPEENEWIVDYALKKRDVKLVPTGLDFGEEGFTNYRHHRFHPTLKLTRRFYPHTHNMDGFFVAKLKKFSNMVVKREIVEDDDATSE; encoded by the exons ATGGGTCGTAAAGCAAAGTATGACGAAGTTGTCGTCCCAGCTGGACCGGGAAGAAAATCAAAGAAGCAAAGCGACCCGACATTCCCAAAAGGGCTCATTG TGAAAGATGCAAGTTCTTTGAGCCACCGGCAGAAGCAGAGAGCAAAAAAAAGGCAGTTAAAAAGCAAGGCTCAAAAAGCAAAGTCAAATGAAcccaaaaaaaagaaaatgaaagaatctGTAATTCAAGCAGCAAAGAAAGATGACAACGAAACT GAATCTGAGGAATCTGAAGAAGTGGCATCTGGAGATGAACACGAAGTTCCCGAAGTCCAAATGCCATTAGCAAATGCGGAAGACAGCGATGCTAGCGATAGTGATGCTGAAAGTGAAGATTCTGATGCAAAAGATGACGAGACtgaagatgaagatgaagaagaagagtcAAACCTACTTCCCATCGAGAAAGCTaacaaaaagttgaaaaagaaacaggaaaaagaaag AAAATTGGCTGCTGAGGAAATGCAAGAATCGATAACGCATCAAGATATATTTACGTTTCCTACCGCTGAGGAATTGGCAAACCCAGTCAGCTTGCAAGACGTTCAACAGCGAATCCGAGATGTGATAATAGTCTTATCAGATTTTAAAAGACTGCGAGACAAAGACAg AGCTCGAAAGGAGTACATAGATCTGTTGCGAACTGACCTATGCATGTACTTTAGTTACAACGATTTTCTAATGGAGAAATTGATGCAAATCTTTCCTATGAATGAACTGCTCGAATATTTGGAGGCAAGCGAAGTTCAGAGGCCAATGACCATTCGTACAAACAGTCTTAAAACACGCCGTCGAGATTTGGCCCAA GCTCTGATCAACAGAGGAGTTAACTTAGACCCAATTGGGAAATGGACAAAAGTTGGGCTGGTAGTTTATTCCTCGCAAGTTCCGATGGGGGCCACACCAGAATACCTGGCAGGACACTACATCCTGCAAGGGGCGTCTAGTTTTTTACCAGTAATTGCCCTGGATCCTAAAGAGAATGAAAGGGTTTTGGACATGTGTTCAGCACCTGGTGGTAAATCCTCCCATATTGCAGCTCTGATGAAAAATACCGGAGTCTTATTTTCCAATGATGTAAATCGGGATAGGATCAAAGCGGTGATTGGAAATTTTCACAGACTCGGAATAGTGAATTCAGTTATTTGCAGTTACGACGGAAGGAAAATACCTTCT ATCATAAAAGGTTTTGATCGAGTTCTTCTCGACGCTCCTTGTACAGGCACTGGAGTTGTGGCAAAGGATCCTGGCgttaaaataaacaaagacgAACTGGACGTTCAACGTTGTTGCACATTGCAAAGAGAACTTTTATTGGCTGCCATAGACAGCGTCAATGCACGTTCCGACACCGGAGGCATTATCGTCTATTCAACATGTTCAATTCTTCCGGAGGAAAACGAGTGGATAGTTGATTATGCTTTGAAGAAACGAGACGTGAAACTTGTACCAACTGGTTTAGATTTTGGTGAGGAAGGCTTTACAAACTATCGACATCACAGGTTTCACCCGACTCTTAAATTGACCAGACGTTTCTATCCCCATACGCATAACATGGACGGATTTTTTGTTgctaaattgaaaaagttttcgaatATGGTTGTTAAGCGAGAGATTGTGGAAGATGATGACGCTACATCTGAATAA
- the LOC124298627 gene encoding vacuolar fusion protein CCZ1 homolog isoform X3, which produces MEEKKILYYYPVSTDSETQIKNIGLGEAIIKFTHFLLIDRSFSPGQTCDYCHTHKTRQIYFEPEPDFWMVMIVGIPYLWKTKDDTEYIEYQHDEVSSSVCQAILKQTYAMFKLFMGSFNTILNDPDCGSVLLLKHKLDHFYSRYLPSLKLNNSDILDVFQGLQFLPLDKTTFLHVQCFMNLVEAMFSQVKYTAFLYNDQLVWSGLEPQDMQVVYNYLVSTLLPAHLETELHGGSMPRNSPSPFTTSHYGKFVTGPSSINEPSGIGKLPKVFINYSTTPVSLYLVVYRALSATICLFVDSKTSLLMDLFKSLDTFLGPQLTTLVSLVAEQCSKHVSFSAESCPKYLYFNKLNLAYKSTIHLDNRRCSNVLTTPEVLRIITDINNDTKKFKEAGEIVIKTMSEYWVVGKLSNLREFFVVTQQKNANLIEIDDEVRRLCDQQLKSIFFH; this is translated from the exons atg gaagagaaaaagattcTGTACTATTATCCAGTTTCAACGGATTCGGaaacacaaataaaaaatatcggacTTGGAGAGGCGATCATTAAATTTACCCA TTTTCTTTTAATCGACAGATCCTTCAGCCCCGGACAAACATGTGATTACTGTCATACTCACAAAACCCGACAAATCTATTTCGAACCCGAGCCAGATTTCTGGATGGTTATG ATTGTAGGCATACCTTATCTTTGGAAGACCAAAGACGATACGGAATATATTGAGTATCAGCATGACGAAGTATCGAGCAGCGTATGTCAAGCGATCCTAAAACAAACTTACGCCATGTTCAAACTGTTCATGGGCTCTTTTAATACCATTTTAAATGACCCTGATTGCGGTTCAGTTCTTTTATTAAAACATAAACTGGATCACTTTTACTCAAGG TACCTGCCATCTCTGAAATTGAACAACAGTGACATTTTAGATGTTTTTCAAGGCTTGCAATTTTTACCATTAGACAAGACGACGTTTCTCCACGTTCAATGTTTTATGAATCTCGTCGAAGCAATGTTTTCTCAAGTAAAATACACCGCTTTCCTATACAATGATCAACTAGTCTG GAGCGGGCTGGAGCCTCAAGACATGCAAGTTGTTTACAACTATTTAGTAAGCACATTGTTACCAGCTCACCTTGAAACTGAATTACATGGTGGATCCATGCCTCGTAATTCTCCATCCCCGTTCACAACCTCGCACTACGGAAA GTTCGTAACAGGTCCTAGCAGCATTAATGAACCCAGTGGAATTGGCAAATTACCCAAAGTGTTCATAAATTATTCCACAACGCCAGTTTCCCTGTATTTAGTAGTGTATCGTGCACTGAGTGCGACGATATGTTTATTTGTGGACA GCAAGACCAGCTTGCTTATGGATCTTTTTAAAAGCCTCGACACGTTTCTCGGGCCCCAATTAACCACGCTGGTCAGTCTGGTGGCGGAACAGTGTTCAAAGCACGTGTCATTCAGCGCTGAATCATGCCCGAAGTATTTGTACTTCAACAAGCTGAATTTAGCCTATAAAAGCACGATTCATTTGGATAATAGACGCTGTTCTAACGTATTAACGACACCTGAAGTGCTACGGATAATAACtgatataaataatgatacaaaaaa ATTCAAAGAAGCTGGCGAAATCGTGATAAAAACAATGAGCGAATACTGGGTTGTTGGCAAATTATCGAACttgagagaattttttgttgttacgCAACAGAAAAATGctaatttaattgaaattgatg ATGAAGTAAGGCGACTCTGTGATCAACAATTGAAAAGTATATTCTTCCACTAG
- the LOC124298627 gene encoding vacuolar fusion protein CCZ1 homolog isoform X1 — MTSKTEITLEHFYIFNGTYAKKEGEEEKKILYYYPVSTDSETQIKNIGLGEAIIKFTHFLLIDRSFSPGQTCDYCHTHKTRQIYFEPEPDFWMVMIVGIPYLWKTKDDTEYIEYQHDEVSSSVCQAILKQTYAMFKLFMGSFNTILNDPDCGSVLLLKHKLDHFYSRYLPSLKLNNSDILDVFQGLQFLPLDKTTFLHVQCFMNLVEAMFSQVKYTAFLYNDQLVWSGLEPQDMQVVYNYLVSTLLPAHLETELHGGSMPRNSPSPFTTSHYGKFVTGPSSINEPSGIGKLPKVFINYSTTPVSLYLVVYRALSATICLFVDSKTSLLMDLFKSLDTFLGPQLTTLVSLVAEQCSKHVSFSAESCPKYLYFNKLNLAYKSTIHLDNRRCSNVLTTPEVLRIITDINNDTKKFKEAGEIVIKTMSEYWVVGKLSNLREFFVVTQQKNANLIEIDDEVRRLCDQQLKSIFFH; from the exons ATGACATCGAAGACTGAAATTACGTTggaacatttttatattttcaatggAACATACGCAAAGAAGGAAGGAGAG gaagagaaaaagattcTGTACTATTATCCAGTTTCAACGGATTCGGaaacacaaataaaaaatatcggacTTGGAGAGGCGATCATTAAATTTACCCA TTTTCTTTTAATCGACAGATCCTTCAGCCCCGGACAAACATGTGATTACTGTCATACTCACAAAACCCGACAAATCTATTTCGAACCCGAGCCAGATTTCTGGATGGTTATG ATTGTAGGCATACCTTATCTTTGGAAGACCAAAGACGATACGGAATATATTGAGTATCAGCATGACGAAGTATCGAGCAGCGTATGTCAAGCGATCCTAAAACAAACTTACGCCATGTTCAAACTGTTCATGGGCTCTTTTAATACCATTTTAAATGACCCTGATTGCGGTTCAGTTCTTTTATTAAAACATAAACTGGATCACTTTTACTCAAGG TACCTGCCATCTCTGAAATTGAACAACAGTGACATTTTAGATGTTTTTCAAGGCTTGCAATTTTTACCATTAGACAAGACGACGTTTCTCCACGTTCAATGTTTTATGAATCTCGTCGAAGCAATGTTTTCTCAAGTAAAATACACCGCTTTCCTATACAATGATCAACTAGTCTG GAGCGGGCTGGAGCCTCAAGACATGCAAGTTGTTTACAACTATTTAGTAAGCACATTGTTACCAGCTCACCTTGAAACTGAATTACATGGTGGATCCATGCCTCGTAATTCTCCATCCCCGTTCACAACCTCGCACTACGGAAA GTTCGTAACAGGTCCTAGCAGCATTAATGAACCCAGTGGAATTGGCAAATTACCCAAAGTGTTCATAAATTATTCCACAACGCCAGTTTCCCTGTATTTAGTAGTGTATCGTGCACTGAGTGCGACGATATGTTTATTTGTGGACA GCAAGACCAGCTTGCTTATGGATCTTTTTAAAAGCCTCGACACGTTTCTCGGGCCCCAATTAACCACGCTGGTCAGTCTGGTGGCGGAACAGTGTTCAAAGCACGTGTCATTCAGCGCTGAATCATGCCCGAAGTATTTGTACTTCAACAAGCTGAATTTAGCCTATAAAAGCACGATTCATTTGGATAATAGACGCTGTTCTAACGTATTAACGACACCTGAAGTGCTACGGATAATAACtgatataaataatgatacaaaaaa ATTCAAAGAAGCTGGCGAAATCGTGATAAAAACAATGAGCGAATACTGGGTTGTTGGCAAATTATCGAACttgagagaattttttgttgttacgCAACAGAAAAATGctaatttaattgaaattgatg ATGAAGTAAGGCGACTCTGTGATCAACAATTGAAAAGTATATTCTTCCACTAG
- the LOC124298627 gene encoding vacuolar fusion protein CCZ1 homolog isoform X2: MTSKTEITLEHFYIFNGTYAKKEGEEEKKILYYYPVSTDSETQIKNIGLGEAIIKFTQSFSPGQTCDYCHTHKTRQIYFEPEPDFWMVMIVGIPYLWKTKDDTEYIEYQHDEVSSSVCQAILKQTYAMFKLFMGSFNTILNDPDCGSVLLLKHKLDHFYSRYLPSLKLNNSDILDVFQGLQFLPLDKTTFLHVQCFMNLVEAMFSQVKYTAFLYNDQLVWSGLEPQDMQVVYNYLVSTLLPAHLETELHGGSMPRNSPSPFTTSHYGKFVTGPSSINEPSGIGKLPKVFINYSTTPVSLYLVVYRALSATICLFVDSKTSLLMDLFKSLDTFLGPQLTTLVSLVAEQCSKHVSFSAESCPKYLYFNKLNLAYKSTIHLDNRRCSNVLTTPEVLRIITDINNDTKKFKEAGEIVIKTMSEYWVVGKLSNLREFFVVTQQKNANLIEIDDEVRRLCDQQLKSIFFH, from the exons ATGACATCGAAGACTGAAATTACGTTggaacatttttatattttcaatggAACATACGCAAAGAAGGAAGGAGAG gaagagaaaaagattcTGTACTATTATCCAGTTTCAACGGATTCGGaaacacaaataaaaaatatcggacTTGGAGAGGCGATCATTAAATTTACCCA ATCCTTCAGCCCCGGACAAACATGTGATTACTGTCATACTCACAAAACCCGACAAATCTATTTCGAACCCGAGCCAGATTTCTGGATGGTTATG ATTGTAGGCATACCTTATCTTTGGAAGACCAAAGACGATACGGAATATATTGAGTATCAGCATGACGAAGTATCGAGCAGCGTATGTCAAGCGATCCTAAAACAAACTTACGCCATGTTCAAACTGTTCATGGGCTCTTTTAATACCATTTTAAATGACCCTGATTGCGGTTCAGTTCTTTTATTAAAACATAAACTGGATCACTTTTACTCAAGG TACCTGCCATCTCTGAAATTGAACAACAGTGACATTTTAGATGTTTTTCAAGGCTTGCAATTTTTACCATTAGACAAGACGACGTTTCTCCACGTTCAATGTTTTATGAATCTCGTCGAAGCAATGTTTTCTCAAGTAAAATACACCGCTTTCCTATACAATGATCAACTAGTCTG GAGCGGGCTGGAGCCTCAAGACATGCAAGTTGTTTACAACTATTTAGTAAGCACATTGTTACCAGCTCACCTTGAAACTGAATTACATGGTGGATCCATGCCTCGTAATTCTCCATCCCCGTTCACAACCTCGCACTACGGAAA GTTCGTAACAGGTCCTAGCAGCATTAATGAACCCAGTGGAATTGGCAAATTACCCAAAGTGTTCATAAATTATTCCACAACGCCAGTTTCCCTGTATTTAGTAGTGTATCGTGCACTGAGTGCGACGATATGTTTATTTGTGGACA GCAAGACCAGCTTGCTTATGGATCTTTTTAAAAGCCTCGACACGTTTCTCGGGCCCCAATTAACCACGCTGGTCAGTCTGGTGGCGGAACAGTGTTCAAAGCACGTGTCATTCAGCGCTGAATCATGCCCGAAGTATTTGTACTTCAACAAGCTGAATTTAGCCTATAAAAGCACGATTCATTTGGATAATAGACGCTGTTCTAACGTATTAACGACACCTGAAGTGCTACGGATAATAACtgatataaataatgatacaaaaaa ATTCAAAGAAGCTGGCGAAATCGTGATAAAAACAATGAGCGAATACTGGGTTGTTGGCAAATTATCGAACttgagagaattttttgttgttacgCAACAGAAAAATGctaatttaattgaaattgatg ATGAAGTAAGGCGACTCTGTGATCAACAATTGAAAAGTATATTCTTCCACTAG